A DNA window from Penaeus vannamei isolate JL-2024 chromosome 5, ASM4276789v1, whole genome shotgun sequence contains the following coding sequences:
- the LOC138861824 gene encoding neurofilament heavy polypeptide-like, with the protein MGEGPGDVSRLLMWILKRFFVAQLLWEQRWIPSEIAALPVGVESTEEDVDSPEKDVESPGADVESPGADVESLEADVEFPEADVEPPEADIESSEADADSPETDADSPEADADSPEADADSPETDADSPEADADSPEADAYSPEADVESPEADAESPEADADSPEADADSPEADADSPEADVESPEADVEPPEADVEFPEADVEFPEADVEPPEADVEPPEADVESPEADAESPEADVESPEADVEPPEADAESPEADAESPEADVVSPEVDAEPPEADVEPPEADVEPPEADAESPEADAEPPEADAESPEADVETPKVYIE; encoded by the exons ATGGGCGAGGGTCCGGGAGATGTGTCCCGCCTGCTGATGTGGATCCTGAAGCGGTTCTTTGTGGCGCAGCTGTTGTGGGAGCAGAGGTG GATTCCATCGGAAATAGCGGCTTTGCCTGTAGGCGTTGAATCTACTGAAGAAGATGTTGACTCACCTGAAAAAGACGTTGAATCTCCTGGAGCAGACGTAGAATCACCAGGAGCTGATGTTGAATCTCTTGAAGCAGATGTTGAATTTCCTGAAGCAGATGTTGAACCTCCTGAAGCAGACATTGAATCTTCTGAAGCAGACGCTGATTCTCCTGAAACAGACGCTGATTCTCCAGAAGCAGACGCTGATTCTCCAGAAGCAGACGCTGATTCTCCTGAAACAGACGCTGATTCTCCTGAAGCAGACGCTGATTCTCCTGAAGCAGACGCTTATTCTCCTGAAGCAGACGTTGAATCTCCTGAAGCAGACGCTGAATCTCCTGAAGCAGACGCTGATTCTCCTGAAGCAGACGCTGATTCTCCTGAAGCAGACGCTGATTCTCCTGAAGCAGATGTTGAATCTCCTGAAGCAGACGTTGAACCTCCTGAAGCAGATGTTGAATTTCCTGAAGCAGATGTTGAATTTCCTGAAGCAGATGTTGAACCTCCTGAAGCAGACGTTGAACCTCCTGAAGCAGATGTTGAATCTCCCGAAGCAGACGCTGAATCTCCTGAAGCAGACGTTGAATCTCCTGAAGCAGACGTTGAACCTCCTGAAGCAGACGCTGAATCTCCTGAAGCAGACGCTGAATCTCCTGAAGCAGATGTTGTATCTCCTGAAGTAGACGCTGAACCTCCTGAAGCAGATGTTGAACCTCCTGAAGCAGACGTTGAACCTCCTGAAGCAGACGCTGAATCTCCTGAAGCAGATGCTGAACCTCCTGAAGCAGACGCTGAATCTCCTGAAGCAGACGTTGAAACTCCCAAAGTATATATAGAATGA